The Actinomycetota bacterium genome window below encodes:
- the larB gene encoding nickel pincer cofactor biosynthesis protein LarB, whose product MNPREVLEQLAAGELTVEEAQTRLSLAGIAAVGGFARLDTDRHARKGVPEVVFASGKTPEQLLQICEALLDHAGRAIACGLDSDQWTALETAFGEQIAVANRDAKTAVVRRPGAAGGEPQITGGKLGIISAGTADIPASEQARVIAEEMGCEVLAHYDVGVAGVHRLVEPLKEMVDSKAAAIVVAAGMEGALPSVVAGLVPVPVIGLPTSTGYGLGGGGVAALMSMLQSCCPGLVVVNIDNGVGAGATGALIANRAAHRD is encoded by the coding sequence ATGAATCCCCGCGAGGTCCTGGAGCAACTGGCGGCCGGAGAGCTGACCGTGGAAGAAGCCCAGACAAGGCTCTCGCTGGCTGGTATAGCCGCAGTCGGCGGCTTCGCGCGGCTGGACACAGACCGCCATGCGCGCAAAGGCGTTCCTGAGGTCGTATTTGCCTCCGGGAAGACCCCGGAACAACTGTTGCAGATATGCGAAGCCCTGCTTGACCATGCCGGGCGAGCGATCGCCTGCGGCCTCGACTCCGACCAGTGGACGGCTTTGGAGACCGCATTTGGTGAACAGATCGCTGTTGCGAACAGGGATGCGAAGACCGCGGTGGTCCGCAGGCCTGGTGCGGCTGGCGGAGAGCCGCAGATAACCGGCGGCAAGCTCGGGATTATCTCGGCGGGCACCGCGGACATCCCCGCTTCAGAACAGGCGCGGGTGATAGCCGAAGAGATGGGATGCGAAGTGCTGGCTCATTATGATGTGGGGGTAGCGGGAGTACACCGGCTGGTGGAACCACTGAAGGAAATGGTTGATTCCAAAGCCGCCGCCATAGTTGTGGCTGCTGGAATGGAAGGCGCCCTGCCTTCCGTTGTCGCTGGACTGGTACCGGTTCCGGTGATCGGTCTTCCCACTTCGACCGGTTATGGGCTGGGTGGAGGTGGAGTGGCTGCGTTGATGAGCATGCTGCAGAGTTGCTGTCCGGGCCTGGTCGTAGTCAATATCGATAACGGGGTCGGAGCCGGGGCCACAGGCGCCCTTATCGCGAATCGGGCAGCACATCGGGATTGA
- a CDS encoding amidohydrolase, which produces MIVDCHTHIFSPGVIAGREAHLQREEWFAHLYGPTNAPMASARELVAEMDRCGVDKAVACGFAWNSFDLYVETNTYIADAVSRFPDRLIGFANVPPLHPKAISELKRCLELGLRGIGELKGSGQGFDLDDVEGLHPLTEFAYANDLPVLVHLSEPVGRFYPGKGGTSPRRGFNFAQSNPGLKLIFAHWGGGLPFYELMPDVKEALASVWYDCSASPFLYRPDIYKLACDAAGPEKILFGSDYPLISPERYMSELADSGLEEPDRDAILGGNASTLLNLERS; this is translated from the coding sequence GTGATCGTTGACTGTCACACCCACATATTCTCACCGGGTGTAATCGCCGGCCGTGAGGCCCACCTGCAACGGGAGGAATGGTTTGCCCATCTCTACGGGCCGACCAATGCGCCCATGGCCAGCGCCCGGGAGCTCGTCGCCGAGATGGACCGTTGCGGCGTCGACAAGGCCGTCGCCTGTGGTTTTGCCTGGAACAGCTTCGATCTCTATGTCGAGACCAACACCTATATCGCGGACGCGGTTTCACGCTTTCCTGACCGGCTGATCGGCTTTGCCAACGTGCCGCCGCTGCATCCCAAGGCCATTTCCGAGCTCAAGCGCTGTCTTGAGCTCGGCCTCCGGGGAATCGGTGAGCTGAAGGGCTCGGGCCAGGGATTCGACCTGGATGATGTCGAGGGCCTGCATCCCCTGACGGAATTCGCTTATGCAAACGACTTGCCGGTGCTCGTCCATCTGAGCGAGCCAGTAGGCCGCTTTTACCCCGGAAAGGGTGGCACCAGCCCTCGTCGAGGCTTCAACTTCGCTCAGTCTAATCCCGGCCTCAAGCTGATTTTCGCCCATTGGGGCGGCGGCCTTCCGTTTTATGAACTAATGCCTGACGTAAAGGAAGCCCTGGCAAGCGTCTGGTACGACTGCTCTGCCAGTCCGTTCCTGTACCGGCCCGATATCTACAAGCTTGCCTGCGATGCCGCGGGCCCGGAAAAGATATTGTTCGGCAGTGATTATCCTCTCATCTCTCCAGAGCGGTACATGAGCGAACTGGCTGATTCAGGACTCGAAGAGCCGGATCGGGATGCCATTCTGGGCGGGAATGCCTCCACATTGTTAAACCTGGAGAGATCATGA
- a CDS encoding aldolase: MESSEVIIPLDVPVAKREEYLENFNLMTKGTGRLMLFAGDQKVEHLNKDFVGKYELGQIPEDDADPEHMFRIASKGTIGVFATQIGMLARYGSDYMDVAYLVKLNSKTNLVKTATMDPFSNLWLDVDAVAQFKEDSGLKIPAVGYTIYLGSTYEPQMLQQAAKLVNDAHRHGMLTVLWIYPRGKDVADEMDPHLIAGATGVALTLGSDFVKVNYPKAEGQDSSEIFKEAVAAAGHTHVVAAGGSSTDATTFLQRLHDQIHVSGAIGNATGRNIHQKPLDEAVRMCDAISAITLADMSVDEAVAVYEGSQVCDFSKLGV; the protein is encoded by the coding sequence ATGGAAAGCAGTGAAGTAATCATTCCGCTGGACGTCCCCGTCGCGAAGCGGGAAGAGTACCTCGAGAATTTCAATCTCATGACCAAGGGTACGGGCCGGCTTATGCTCTTTGCCGGTGACCAGAAGGTCGAGCACCTGAACAAGGACTTCGTCGGCAAGTATGAGCTGGGCCAGATACCGGAAGATGACGCGGACCCTGAGCACATGTTCCGCATCGCCAGCAAAGGCACCATCGGCGTCTTCGCCACCCAGATCGGCATGCTCGCCCGTTATGGCTCCGACTATATGGATGTGGCCTATCTCGTGAAGCTCAACTCCAAGACCAATCTGGTCAAGACGGCGACCATGGATCCTTTCAGCAATCTCTGGCTCGATGTGGATGCGGTAGCCCAGTTCAAGGAAGATTCGGGCCTGAAGATACCGGCCGTCGGATATACCATCTATCTTGGCAGCACCTATGAGCCGCAGATGCTTCAGCAGGCTGCAAAGCTCGTCAATGATGCCCACAGGCACGGCATGCTGACCGTTCTCTGGATCTATCCCCGTGGCAAGGACGTCGCGGACGAGATGGACCCGCACCTGATCGCCGGCGCCACGGGCGTCGCCCTGACTCTGGGTTCCGACTTTGTGAAGGTGAACTATCCCAAAGCCGAAGGCCAGGACTCCAGCGAGATCTTCAAGGAGGCAGTCGCCGCGGCAGGACACACCCACGTAGTGGCCGCAGGCGGTTCATCCACGGACGCGACGACTTTCCTGCAGAGGCTCCATGACCAGATCCATGTCAGCGGCGCCATCGGCAATGCCACCGGCAGGAACATCCACCAGAAGCCACTGGATGAGGCCGTGCGTATGTGCGACGCTATCTCTGCGATCACGCTGGCCGACATGTCAGTCGACGAGGCCGTAGCGGTTTACGAGGGCAGCCAGGTTTGCGATTTCTCTAAACTGGGCGTCTGA
- a CDS encoding glutamate-5-semialdehyde dehydrogenase, whose product MTVKEKAEAARLASHELSVLPAEKKNLALLAMAEALESGLAEIEEANAKDLGGGKAKGLTPAMLDRLLLDRSRVELMASNLRDVAELADPVGTVIKQWTASNGMEMSRVRTPIGVIGIVYEARPNVTTDTAALCIKAGNCIILRGGTEAIHSNRVLARLMSEAGTRAGMPEGAIQFIETTDRAAVDELLSLAGLIDLIIARGSHRLINAVMEKTRIPVMKHYRGLCHVYVESAAEVGMAVDIIENAKANRPSTCNSAETALVDEAVAAAVLPELAKRLAVAGVEVRADDKARAIVPEWTPATEEDWDTEYLDLVLSLKVVSGFDEAIDHIRRHHSGLADAIITEDKLLAERFLALIDSAATYWNASTRLTDGLPFGIGPASGINTDRVYPRGPMGIEEMTGSKYVIRGSGQVRG is encoded by the coding sequence ATGACCGTCAAAGAAAAAGCAGAGGCAGCCCGGCTCGCGTCACACGAGCTCTCAGTGCTGCCTGCAGAAAAGAAGAATCTGGCCCTGCTGGCAATGGCAGAGGCTCTGGAATCCGGCCTGGCAGAAATCGAGGAAGCAAACGCCAAGGACCTTGGCGGCGGTAAGGCCAAAGGGCTAACGCCGGCGATGCTGGACCGCCTGCTTCTCGATCGGAGCCGAGTTGAGCTAATGGCGAGCAACCTCCGTGATGTAGCTGAGCTGGCCGATCCGGTAGGCACTGTGATCAAACAGTGGACAGCCTCAAACGGCATGGAGATGTCGAGGGTGCGCACACCCATCGGCGTAATCGGCATCGTTTACGAAGCAAGGCCCAATGTCACAACCGATACAGCCGCCCTGTGTATCAAGGCTGGTAACTGCATAATCCTCCGCGGCGGGACCGAAGCCATCCACTCAAACAGGGTGCTGGCAAGGCTGATGTCCGAAGCCGGAACACGCGCTGGCATGCCCGAGGGCGCGATCCAGTTCATCGAGACCACGGACCGGGCCGCAGTCGACGAACTCTTAAGTCTTGCAGGCCTGATCGACCTGATAATCGCTCGCGGCAGCCACAGGCTTATCAACGCCGTGATGGAGAAGACCCGCATCCCGGTGATGAAACACTATCGTGGCTTGTGCCATGTATATGTGGAGAGCGCTGCAGAAGTCGGCATGGCCGTGGACATCATTGAGAACGCCAAGGCAAACCGGCCAAGCACGTGCAATTCGGCCGAGACCGCCCTTGTGGATGAGGCTGTAGCCGCGGCGGTCCTGCCCGAGCTTGCCAAGCGGCTGGCCGTCGCAGGTGTTGAGGTCCGCGCCGACGATAAAGCCAGGGCTATAGTGCCAGAATGGACTCCAGCAACCGAAGAGGACTGGGACACGGAATATCTCGACCTGGTGCTGTCTCTGAAGGTTGTCAGTGGTTTCGACGAGGCGATCGACCACATACGGCGCCACCACTCTGGACTTGCCGACGCCATCATTACTGAAGACAAGTTGCTTGCCGAGCGCTTTCTGGCGCTGATCGATAGCGCTGCGACCTATTGGAACGCATCCACGCGCCTCACCGATGGACTGCCTTTCGGCATCGGCCCAGCGAGCGGGATCAACACCGACCGGGTCTATCCACGCGGACCTATGGGGATCGAAGAGATGACCGGCTCCAAGTACGTGATCAGGGGCTCGGGACAGGTCCGAGGTTAA
- a CDS encoding GAF domain-containing protein, whose amino-acid sequence MNWFREIFGVFRTRLGRKAAVPVLLIVLIFLVPFFFAFRSERIADATSAELASRNEISKHLSDMEGALRTEQISVYEMVYEHETEDLANFEAAAAAVQFYHDEATEHVASAEEQALLDECQSLHERAEYITSSQIAPAVLSAVDPLDHTEMVSLENELQGMYGRMTELGGQLEAMFAQDMGNARLKQIEAREFASELTWASIIFAVFAGFLIKAAYTRQLVYPIKRMSEASLQIARGDLSQRVEVKGQDELADMGRAFNDMADSLERRTEQLEREKARIRSIHQSIGDGILVIDRAGVIISVNPAAERILERPVTQLERTTNTGVPVLQEALAQRIGPEQMVECWEEKDCAKVDCPSHGSKDRRCWLQCGTFCYNQIQGTFKQKRDACERCDVFVKNAVINLTLDIGDRHYSTSILPILDDLGQEEGRTVVMHDITEVLQAKESVERHSAELAAINSISEVVSESLDLQTTLDNALEKIKEIRDADAVSIHLITAESDGLYLAAEKGLPEDLRQVMERIPLGFGCPGVAVDTGGPVYVGDLTKHRDVPVAALEAGFLSSMAVPLKSKNKMIGSLSLAAGRLNAFTREDIKLLSLIGMQVGVAVDNSILYEESVRHSQEALAKSRIVSTLTSTLELEKVFDDFSEAIRELVDFDRFSVIIGDGDGPITKLLLPSGVGPAVPDETGAGFSMTGTAAEWTIKNNRPYLSGDISAEKKYQEQEHFVHEGYRSQLNLPLVVKGTVLGSMNMVSTNVEAYDEKTIGKLQPVADQVALTIANQKLFEDVAHSKAEWETTFDSASEGIAMVGTNHRILRLNKAAAEMMGGTVGDFVGRSCFEVIHDSSTRPAACLMNEAVAGSSSARGEQEMDDGRTIELVVDPVYDNEGSPAGAVHFLRDITEAKRLRQQLLQSEKMIAVGQLVAGVAHEINNPLTGVIGYAQLLLKRDIDDQAKKDAEGIYREADRATRIVRHLLSFARKHQPERKTVDINAVVRESVELKAYEMRVNNIATEAVLDDRLPMTVADPHQLQQVFVNLINNAEQAMLDHRGSGLLKISTALVDNKIRVSFVDNGPGISEEIAERIFDPFFTTKDVGKGTGLGLSVCYGVAQDHGGRIWIESVNGQGAEVIVELPVVAASPVKIERDSKSIKRRLGKILLVDDEAAIRQVLTQTLRQAGHEVETAGNGVVALRMLKKKHYDCVVSDVKMPVMDGPSLHKAAVEMDPDIADSFIFISGDTISPDTRSYLNQVENPRLAKPFDLVDLETALQKLLAAREVKND is encoded by the coding sequence ATGAACTGGTTTAGGGAAATATTCGGTGTATTCAGGACCCGTCTGGGGCGCAAGGCCGCGGTGCCGGTCCTCCTGATCGTCCTCATCTTCCTGGTGCCTTTCTTCTTTGCCTTTCGCTCGGAACGCATAGCAGATGCGACCAGCGCGGAGCTGGCCAGCAGAAACGAGATCTCCAAACACCTTTCAGACATGGAAGGGGCACTCCGTACCGAACAGATTTCCGTCTACGAGATGGTTTATGAGCACGAAACCGAAGACCTGGCAAATTTTGAGGCGGCGGCGGCCGCGGTGCAGTTTTACCATGACGAGGCGACGGAACACGTAGCCAGCGCTGAGGAGCAGGCGCTACTGGATGAATGCCAGAGTCTGCACGAGCGGGCTGAATATATCACGAGCAGCCAGATCGCCCCGGCAGTCCTATCAGCAGTAGATCCGCTTGATCATACCGAGATGGTTTCTCTGGAAAACGAGCTTCAGGGCATGTACGGGCGGATGACCGAACTGGGCGGTCAGCTCGAGGCTATGTTCGCGCAGGATATGGGCAACGCAAGGTTGAAGCAGATAGAGGCGAGGGAATTTGCCTCAGAATTGACCTGGGCCAGCATCATCTTTGCCGTCTTTGCGGGCTTTCTGATCAAGGCCGCCTATACGAGGCAGCTGGTTTATCCGATCAAGCGCATGTCCGAAGCCTCTCTGCAGATCGCCCGGGGCGATCTTTCCCAGAGGGTGGAAGTAAAGGGCCAGGACGAACTGGCGGACATGGGAAGAGCTTTCAATGATATGGCCGATTCACTCGAGCGTCGCACTGAGCAGCTCGAACGGGAGAAAGCGCGAATACGCTCGATTCATCAAAGCATCGGTGACGGCATCCTGGTCATCGATCGCGCCGGCGTCATCATCTCGGTCAATCCCGCTGCTGAAAGGATCCTGGAGCGGCCAGTCACGCAGCTGGAACGGACCACTAATACCGGCGTGCCCGTATTGCAGGAAGCCCTGGCCCAGAGGATCGGCCCGGAGCAAATGGTCGAGTGCTGGGAAGAGAAGGACTGTGCCAAGGTGGACTGCCCTTCCCACGGCAGCAAAGACCGACGCTGCTGGTTGCAGTGCGGCACCTTCTGTTACAACCAGATCCAGGGTACTTTCAAACAGAAACGTGACGCCTGTGAGCGCTGCGACGTCTTCGTGAAAAACGCTGTCATCAATCTGACTCTCGATATCGGCGATCGCCATTACAGCACATCGATCCTCCCCATACTCGATGACCTGGGCCAGGAAGAAGGCAGAACCGTCGTGATGCATGACATCACTGAGGTGCTGCAGGCGAAGGAGTCGGTCGAACGCCATAGCGCCGAACTGGCTGCGATCAACAGCATCAGCGAGGTTGTATCAGAATCGCTGGACCTGCAGACGACGCTCGACAATGCCCTTGAGAAGATCAAGGAGATCCGTGATGCAGACGCAGTCAGCATCCATTTGATCACAGCGGAGAGTGACGGCCTATATCTGGCTGCAGAGAAAGGACTTCCCGAAGACCTTAGACAGGTAATGGAAAGGATACCGCTCGGGTTCGGCTGTCCCGGAGTCGCGGTAGATACAGGCGGGCCGGTGTATGTCGGCGATCTCACGAAGCACAGGGATGTCCCGGTGGCAGCCCTGGAAGCAGGATTTCTATCCAGCATGGCGGTACCGCTCAAGTCCAAGAACAAGATGATCGGCTCACTCTCTTTGGCAGCAGGCCGGTTGAATGCCTTCACAAGAGAGGACATAAAGCTTTTGAGTCTGATCGGTATGCAAGTAGGTGTTGCTGTAGACAACTCTATCCTCTACGAAGAATCCGTCAGGCATTCACAGGAGGCGCTTGCCAAAAGTCGGATCGTTTCGACGCTGACCTCGACTCTGGAACTGGAAAAAGTGTTTGATGATTTCAGTGAAGCGATACGGGAACTGGTCGATTTCGACCGCTTCAGCGTGATCATCGGTGATGGCGACGGCCCGATCACGAAATTGCTGCTTCCCAGTGGCGTAGGGCCAGCTGTGCCAGATGAAACCGGAGCCGGCTTCTCCATGACTGGCACCGCCGCCGAATGGACAATCAAAAACAACAGGCCGTATCTGTCGGGCGATATCAGCGCTGAAAAGAAATATCAAGAACAGGAACACTTCGTACATGAGGGATACCGGTCTCAACTAAACCTGCCACTTGTTGTTAAAGGGACGGTTCTGGGCAGTATGAACATGGTGAGCACCAATGTTGAGGCCTATGATGAAAAGACAATCGGAAAGCTGCAGCCGGTTGCCGACCAGGTGGCACTGACGATCGCAAACCAGAAGCTGTTCGAGGACGTGGCTCACAGCAAGGCTGAGTGGGAGACAACTTTCGATTCCGCCAGCGAAGGAATCGCCATGGTCGGGACGAACCATCGGATACTAAGACTGAACAAGGCGGCAGCGGAGATGATGGGGGGAACAGTAGGTGATTTCGTAGGCCGCAGCTGTTTCGAGGTAATACACGATTCCAGCACCAGGCCCGCTGCCTGTCTGATGAACGAAGCGGTGGCCGGTAGCTCATCCGCGCGCGGCGAGCAGGAAATGGACGACGGTCGCACGATCGAACTGGTAGTAGACCCGGTTTATGACAACGAAGGCAGTCCGGCGGGAGCGGTGCACTTCCTGCGCGACATAACCGAGGCCAAACGGTTGCGACAGCAGCTGCTCCAGTCAGAAAAGATGATCGCAGTCGGACAGCTGGTCGCCGGAGTGGCCCACGAGATCAACAATCCGCTGACGGGCGTAATTGGCTATGCTCAGTTGCTCCTCAAGCGTGATATCGACGACCAGGCCAAAAAAGATGCCGAGGGCATCTATCGCGAAGCGGACAGGGCGACCCGCATCGTGCGGCACCTCCTTTCCTTCGCGCGCAAGCACCAGCCCGAGAGAAAAACCGTAGACATCAACGCGGTGGTTCGCGAGTCCGTTGAGCTCAAGGCGTATGAGATGAGAGTCAACAACATCGCCACAGAGGCAGTCCTGGACGATCGGCTGCCGATGACCGTGGCAGATCCCCATCAGTTACAACAGGTCTTCGTCAATCTCATAAACAACGCCGAACAAGCCATGCTGGATCACCGTGGTTCGGGGCTGTTGAAGATAAGCACAGCGCTTGTTGATAACAAGATCCGGGTATCGTTCGTTGATAACGGCCCTGGAATCTCAGAAGAGATAGCCGAGCGTATTTTTGATCCCTTCTTCACGACGAAGGATGTGGGTAAAGGCACGGGCCTGGGTCTCAGCGTCTGCTATGGCGTTGCGCAGGATCACGGAGGCCGGATCTGGATCGAGTCGGTCAATGGTCAGGGGGCGGAGGTCATCGTCGAACTGCCGGTGGTCGCAGCCTCTCCCGTCAAGATCGAACGGGACAGCAAGTCGATCAAGAGACGGCTTGGCAAGATATTGCTGGTGGACGACGAGGCCGCGATCCGGCAGGTGCTGACGCAAACCCTGAGGCAGGCCGGTCACGAGGTTGAGACCGCGGGTAACGGCGTCGTGGCTTTGAGGATGTTGAAGAAGAAGCATTATGACTGCGTCGTCAGCGATGTGAAGATGCCGGTGATGGACGGGCCGTCGCTGCACAAGGCCGCAGTTGAGATGGATCCGGACATTGCAGACAGCTTTATCTTCATCTCGGGAGACACTATCAGCCCGGATACCAGGTCTTATTTGAACCAGGTGGAAAACCCGCGCCTGGCCAAGCCGTTCGATCTGGTTGACCTGGAGACGGCCTTGCAAAAACTGCTAGCGGCCAGAGAAGTCAAGAACGACTGA
- the selD gene encoding selenide, water dikinase SelD — protein MGDKEEIRLTQLAHGAGUACKISPSDLQTVLKELPLVTNPNVLVGINTGDDCAVYQIAEDLAIIQTVDYFTPIVDDPYDYGAIAVANALSDVYAMGAKPLFALNVVGFHSSGMPLEILIQMMKGGGDKAREAGVDIIGGHTIDDKEPKYGLAVTGVIKPGDVVYNSTAQVGDVLFLTKPLGVGILTTGIKRGTVSEAAVTRVVEVMAALNRGASEAMVKVGVNACTDITGYGLLGHLGEMTRGSGVGARIHARAVPVMQAARDLIDADLDAVPGGSKNNLTFVNAFVNFDPTITEAERLTLADAQTSGGLLISCSAEKADELEGELKAAGTIVAARIGIMEAEDDTGRIDVVP, from the coding sequence ATGGGCGACAAGGAAGAGATCCGCCTGACCCAGCTGGCCCACGGGGCCGGCTGAGCGTGCAAGATAAGTCCGTCGGACTTGCAAACAGTTCTTAAAGAGCTCCCCCTTGTGACGAATCCTAACGTCCTGGTGGGCATTAATACCGGTGACGACTGTGCCGTGTATCAGATCGCCGAGGATCTGGCGATCATCCAGACGGTGGATTACTTCACGCCCATCGTGGATGACCCGTACGATTACGGCGCCATCGCGGTCGCCAACGCGCTCAGCGACGTCTATGCCATGGGCGCCAAACCGCTGTTCGCTCTCAATGTAGTCGGCTTTCACTCAAGCGGCATGCCGCTTGAGATCCTGATTCAGATGATGAAGGGCGGCGGCGACAAGGCGCGCGAAGCAGGCGTCGACATCATTGGCGGCCATACCATCGACGACAAGGAGCCCAAATACGGGCTTGCGGTCACCGGCGTTATCAAACCGGGCGACGTTGTCTACAACTCGACGGCGCAAGTTGGCGACGTGCTCTTTCTTACAAAGCCGTTGGGAGTTGGCATTCTGACTACTGGCATCAAGCGTGGGACTGTTTCTGAAGCAGCTGTCACACGGGTAGTGGAAGTCATGGCCGCGCTCAACAGAGGCGCGTCGGAAGCCATGGTCAAAGTGGGGGTCAACGCCTGTACCGACATCACCGGCTACGGACTTTTGGGGCACCTCGGTGAGATGACCCGGGGAAGTGGTGTTGGCGCCAGAATCCATGCCCGGGCAGTGCCGGTCATGCAGGCAGCCCGCGATCTGATCGACGCGGACCTTGATGCAGTACCGGGTGGCAGCAAGAACAATCTCACCTTCGTCAACGCCTTTGTGAATTTCGATCCCACGATCACAGAAGCAGAACGACTAACACTGGCTGACGCACAGACTTCCGGAGGCCTGCTGATATCGTGCTCTGCCGAAAAGGCTGACGAGTTGGAAGGCGAGCTGAAGGCTGCCGGTACGATCGTGGCTGCCAGGATCGGCATTATGGAGGCGGAAGACGACACGGGCAGAATCGACGTCGTGCCGTAA
- a CDS encoding sulfite exporter TauE/SafE family protein translates to MTLYLATTLICLGLIGGFFSGWLGIGGGIVMAPLLLYVPSAVGAGVLDMKTVAGLTMVQSLFATGSGAAVHRRFKYLNQSLVLWMGSGAAAASLAGAVFSRNLSSDILEGIFALLALAAAVLMLAPHREAVEEPTAASVDFNRGLALSCALAIGLVGGMVGQSGAFIFIPVMLYVLGIPTRTVIGSSLGIVFLAALAGSFGKIATGQVDYSMALFCVVGAVAGAQLGGALSIRTGRRRLRHILAVLIGVTAIRMAWDLAGA, encoded by the coding sequence ATGACCCTTTATCTGGCGACCACGCTTATCTGCCTCGGCCTGATCGGGGGCTTTTTCTCCGGATGGCTCGGGATCGGAGGCGGTATTGTGATGGCGCCGCTGCTGCTCTATGTCCCCTCCGCCGTCGGAGCCGGTGTCCTCGACATGAAAACGGTCGCGGGGCTCACCATGGTCCAGAGCCTTTTCGCCACTGGATCTGGGGCTGCCGTCCATCGCCGGTTCAAATACCTAAACCAGTCCCTCGTCCTCTGGATGGGGAGCGGCGCAGCTGCTGCTTCCCTGGCCGGTGCTGTTTTTTCCAGGAACCTTTCTTCCGATATCCTCGAAGGCATCTTCGCTCTCCTGGCCCTGGCGGCTGCGGTGCTTATGCTTGCACCACACCGCGAGGCCGTTGAAGAGCCAACCGCCGCAAGTGTCGATTTCAATCGCGGCCTCGCTCTCTCCTGCGCCCTGGCGATCGGACTTGTGGGAGGCATGGTAGGACAATCCGGCGCCTTTATCTTTATTCCCGTGATGCTCTACGTTCTCGGGATACCAACCCGCACGGTGATCGGCAGCTCCCTTGGGATCGTCTTTCTGGCGGCGCTGGCTGGATCTTTCGGAAAAATCGCCACGGGCCAGGTCGATTATTCCATGGCGCTGTTCTGCGTCGTCGGCGCGGTTGCCGGAGCGCAGCTGGGGGGCGCGCTTTCGATCCGCACGGGACGCCGGCGGCTGAGACACATCCTCGCCGTCCTGATAGGCGTAACCGCAATCCGCATGGCCTGGGACCTCGCTGGAGCCTGA
- a CDS encoding class II aldolase/adducin family protein, whose amino-acid sequence MQDFIYDQFQETGNDLLRLRLTTSHGGNMSVRHQGKIVITAHFAMLGRLDPADLVEVPLREEPDNITNEASNDVALHQLIYKFTPAAAIIHAHPPHAIAMSLTNEIIAPQDLEGSVFLREIPVVTSAQAANRIPQLLQAHVAVIVKGHGCYVVGRTLNEALAYTSALALSCEVAYLAQSAGGEQLDG is encoded by the coding sequence ATGCAAGACTTCATTTACGATCAGTTCCAGGAAACTGGCAACGACCTGCTAAGGCTCAGGCTTACCACCTCGCATGGTGGCAATATGAGCGTCCGCCATCAGGGGAAGATCGTCATCACGGCACATTTCGCCATGCTCGGCCGGCTGGATCCCGCCGACCTCGTCGAAGTGCCTCTGCGCGAGGAGCCGGACAATATCACCAACGAAGCCTCCAACGATGTCGCTCTCCATCAGCTGATATACAAGTTCACCCCAGCCGCGGCCATCATCCACGCCCATCCGCCGCACGCCATCGCCATGTCGCTGACGAACGAAATAATCGCGCCGCAGGATCTGGAGGGCTCGGTCTTCCTGCGCGAGATCCCGGTCGTCACTTCAGCGCAGGCGGCCAACCGCATCCCCCAGCTACTCCAGGCCCATGTCGCCGTGATCGTCAAGGGCCACGGCTGTTATGTGGTTGGGCGTACCCTGAACGAGGCCCTGGCATACACGTCGGCTCTGGCGCTATCCTGCGAAGTGGCTTACCTGGCGCAGTCCGCCGGCGGCGAGCAGCTGGACGGCTGA